In Streptomyces venezuelae, the sequence CCCGGCCCTTCAGCACATCCAGTCCCTGCCTTCCTGGCTCGTCGGCCGCGTCGCGGCACGTGGCCGCGAGCTGGTCGCGGCCGCAATCGCCGCGGAGGGGCTGAGGCTCATGCACCACGCGGTGCTGGCCGCCACCGCCGAGTACGGGCCCGTCGCCCAGGCCGACTTGGGCCGCCTGCTCGCCGTCGACCCCAAGGACATGGTCGGCATCCTCAACCACCTCCAGGAGGCGGGCCTCGTGCTGCGCGCCCCGGACCCCGACGACCGCCGCAAGAACGCCGTGACCATCACCCCGCAGGGGACCGCCGTACTCGCCCGCTGCGCGGCCCTGGCCGAAGCCGCCAACGCCGAGTTCCTCGCCCCGCTCAGCCCGGCCGAGCGGGACCACCTGGTGGCCCTGCTGACCCGGCTCCACGAGGAAACGTAGATCCGCCGAGCGGCATGACCGCGCATGATGGGCCGATGGACGAGGTGACCATCAGCGAAGAGGACCGCCGACAGCTCGCACTGTGGGCAGCCGCATGCGTCGAGCGCGCCCTCCCCCTGTTCGAGTTGAAGGCCCCATCCGACCCCCGCCCTCGGGAGGCGATCGACGGCATCCGGGTCTTCGTGGACGAGGGCAAGCGGACCGCGAAGCTGCGTTCCCTCGCCTGGGCCGCCCACGCGGCGGCGCGCGAGGTCGACGACCCCGCCGCCACGGCCGCCGCCCGTGCCGCGTGCCACGCGGCGGCGACCCCGTACATCCATCCACTGGCCAGCCCGCACCAGTCGAAGCACGTACTGGGGCCCGCCGTGTACGGGGCCCTCGCTCGTGAACTCGCCGCGGGCGATGCCCCGGTCGTCGGAGACGAGGAGATCCGACGGGCGGCCGAGCACGCCCCACCGGAGGTCCGCGCACTGCTGCGCCGGATGCCGGCCCGCAAGCCTGGTCGTAGTCGACTGGACTCGCTCTACTACGACCTCGACGCCGCCCTTCGCCGCTGAGGTGCTGAGGTGCTGCTTGCCGCCTGGGTCCTGTCCGGCGGATCTTGCGACTGTGGCAGCAGACCGACCAGCCCCACGCCGGAACCTGCACGGGTCACGCGAGCTCGCGAGCCGAGGAGCAAGGCCGAGCCCCCGCCGCTGCCGGCTGGATAGGCTGGTCGGGCACCCACCAGGAGGAAATCATGGGCGACCTCACCCCCGAGCAGATGCGCCGCATGCACGATTTCGCGGAGCAGCTCGCGGAGCTGGCCGAACATCAGGAGGACCAGTGGAAGGTGCAGACCACCGACGGTCAGATCTTCCTCACGATGATGAGCCCCACGGCTCCGCACGGACTCAATGTGGTGCGTCTGCGCCGCCAGATCGAGGCTCAGACGCCCGAGGTGATGGCGCTCAACGACACGAACATGGGCGACCCTCAGACAGGCCTCACCAAGGTCCCCGATCTCATGGTCATCGCGGAGGAGGACACGGATGACACGGCGAAGGTCGTCAACTCCCGCGATGTCCTGATGGTGGTGGAAGTCGTCTCCCGTACGAACTCCCTCACCGACATCCGCGACAAGCTGCACGACTACCCCAGGATGGGTGTCCCGCTGTACGTCGTCGTGGACCCCCGCAGGGACAAGCTGACGGTCACCGTGCACAGCGACTCCTCGGCAGGGCCCGACGGCATCCGGTACCGCAAAACGGTCCCCTATTCCTTCGGGGAGATCGTCGCCGCCGGCCGCTGGACCCTGGACACGAGCACCCTCAAGAGTTATCCCGCCGACTGGTGACCCACGACAGCCGACCGCAGGTCTCCGATCCGCGGGTCCGGTCGGTCCGATCCGTCGGGTGAACGCAGAAAAGCCCCGCACCGAACCCCGAAGGGTTTGGTGCGGGGCTTCCCGCAATGATTGTTCGGCGGCGTCCTACTCTCCCACAGGGTCCCCCCTGCAGTACCATCGGCGCTGAAAGGCTTAGCTTCCGGGTTCGGAATGTAACCGGGCGTTTCCCTAACGCTATGACCACCGAAACACTATGAAATTTGAACGCTGGCGTATTCACAGCCGTTCGTTATTTCAGAACTAACACAGTGGACGCGAGCAACTGAGGACAAGCCCTCGGCCTATTAGTACCAGTCAGCTTCACCCGTTACCGGGCTTCCACATCTGGCCTATCAACCCAGTCGTCTACTGGGAGCCTTACCCTCTCAAGGAGGTGGGAATACTCATCTTGAAGCAGGCTTCCCGCTTAGATGCTTTCAGCGGTTATCCCTCCCGAACGTAGCCAACCAGCCGTGCCCTTGGCAGGACAACTGGCACACCAGAGGTTCGTCCGTCCCGGTCCTCTCGTACTAGGGACAGCCCTTCTCAATATTCCTACGCGCACAGCGGATAGGGACCGAACTGTCTCACGACGTTCTAAACCCAGCTCGCGTACCGCTTTAATGGGCGAACAGCCCAACCCTTGGGACCGACTCCAGCCCCAGGATGCGACGAGCCGACATCGAGGTGCCAAACCATCCCGTCGATATGGACTCTTGGGGAAGATCAGCCTGTTATCCCCGGGGTACCTTTTATCCGTTGAGCGACGGCGCTTCCACAAGCCACCGCCGGATCACTAGTCCCGACTTTCGTCCCTGCTCGACCCGTCGGTCTCACAGTCAAGCTCCCTTGTGCACTTACACTCAACACCTGATTGCCAACCAGGCTGAGGGAACCTTTGGGCGCCTCCGTTACCCTTTGGGAGGCAACCGCCCCAGTTAAACTACCCATCAGACACTGTCCCTGATCCGGATCACGGACCGAGGTTAGACATCCAGCACGACCAGAGTGGTATTTCAACGGCGACTCCACAACCACTGGCGTGGCTGCTTCAAAGTCTCCCACCTATCCTACACAAGCCGAACCGAACACCAATATCAAACTGTAGTAAAGGTCCCGGGGTCTTTCCGTCCTGCTGCGCGAAACGAGCATCTTTACTCGTAGTGCAATTTCACCGGGCCTATGGTTGAGACAGTCGAGAAGTCGTTACGCCATTCGTGCAGGTCGGAACTTACCCGACAAGGAATTTCGCTACCTTAGGATGGTTATAGTTACCACCGCCGTTTACTGGCGCTTAAGTTCTCAGCTTCGCAACCCCGAAAGGTCACTAACCGGTCCCCTTAACGTTCCAGCACCGGGCAGGCGTCAGTCCGTATACATCGCCTTACGGCTTCGCACGGACCTGTGTTTTTAGTAAACAGTCGCTTCTCGCTGGTCTCTGCGGCCACCCCCAGCTCAGAGTGCAAGACTCATCACCAGGAATGGCCCCCCTTCTCCCGAAGTTACGGGGGCATTTTGCCGAGTTCCTTAACCATAGTTCACCCGAACGCCTCGGTATTCTCTACCTGACCACCTGAGTCGGTTTAGG encodes:
- a CDS encoding MarR family winged helix-turn-helix transcriptional regulator produces the protein MTPALQHIQSLPSWLVGRVAARGRELVAAAIAAEGLRLMHHAVLAATAEYGPVAQADLGRLLAVDPKDMVGILNHLQEAGLVLRAPDPDDRRKNAVTITPQGTAVLARCAALAEAANAEFLAPLSPAERDHLVALLTRLHEET
- a CDS encoding putative immunity protein is translated as MDEVTISEEDRRQLALWAAACVERALPLFELKAPSDPRPREAIDGIRVFVDEGKRTAKLRSLAWAAHAAAREVDDPAATAAARAACHAAATPYIHPLASPHQSKHVLGPAVYGALARELAAGDAPVVGDEEIRRAAEHAPPEVRALLRRMPARKPGRSRLDSLYYDLDAALRR
- a CDS encoding Uma2 family endonuclease: MGDLTPEQMRRMHDFAEQLAELAEHQEDQWKVQTTDGQIFLTMMSPTAPHGLNVVRLRRQIEAQTPEVMALNDTNMGDPQTGLTKVPDLMVIAEEDTDDTAKVVNSRDVLMVVEVVSRTNSLTDIRDKLHDYPRMGVPLYVVVDPRRDKLTVTVHSDSSAGPDGIRYRKTVPYSFGEIVAAGRWTLDTSTLKSYPADW